In Pseudomonadota bacterium, the sequence ACGTGGGGATACATTTGCGGTAAGCCGAACTGGCCGAGATTTTCTGGCGTTCACCCATAGAACTGCCGAAGCCCTGCGGCCCCCGGTGGTGTCTTTGTGGATCAACGTCCTATGATACGGTCCTGATATGACGTTCAGGCGACAGACACTGTCAAAGCCCCGAACGTTTCTTGATCCGTGTTCACTCACTCGCAAGGGCGGCCGGCCATCGACAGGCTACTGACACCACGCGCGGGCGTTCTGGAACATCCGCATCCAAGGACTGGTTTCGGACCAGTCGGCGGGCGCCCACGACAGGGTGACGGTGCGTACTGCCCGCTCGGGATGGGGCATCATGATCGTGACCCGACCATCCGCAGACGTGTAGCCGGTCGCTCCGCCTGCCGAACCGTTGGGATTGGCAGGATACACCTCGCAGGCCTCACCTCGGTTGTCCACGTAGCGCAGCGCGGAGTGGGCCAAGTTCACATCGACGGCGTCGTCAAACAGGACCCGACCTTCGCCGTGGGCCACCGGTATGGGCAGGCGCGAGCCGGCCATACCGGAGAAAAACACCGAGGGTGAGGACTCGACTTCCACCAGGCTCAGTCGGGCCTCGAACTGCTCCGACCGATTCCGCACGAACCGCGGCCAATGCTCCGCTCCTGGGATGATGCCTTTGAGTTGTGAGAGCATCTGACAGCCATTACACACCCCGAGCGCGAAGGTTTCCAGACGATTGAAGAATGCTTCGAATTCATCGTAGAGACGCGGATTGAATAAAACGCTCCGTGCCCAACCCCCGCCTGCGCCGAGGACGTCGCCGTAGGAAAAACCGCCGCAGGCCACCAATCCGGAAAAGTCTTTCAGTTTGAAACGGCCACCGATCAGATCGGTCATATGCACATCCACGGCCTCGAATCCCGCCTGATCGAAGGCATAAGCCATTTCGACGTGACCGTTAACCCCTTGCTCTCTGAGCACCGCCACCCGGGGTTTCTGCCCTCCCAAATAAGGTGGACTGACCTTCTCGGCGACATCGAAGGTGAGGCGCGCATTCAGGCCCGGATCATCGCGATCCAGGATTCGATCGTACTCTTGCTGGGCGCACGCGGGATTATCCCGTAGCTGCTGCATGGAAAATGTGGTTTCCGACCAGGCTCGGTGCAGGTTCACGCGATCTTCGTCGAACACCAACCGGCCGCTTAACGTGAAACGCAGCCGGTGATGCGTCGCCGGCCGACCGATCCGGTGACACAGTGCGTCCAAACCCGCCTCGGCCATTCGATCCAGAACCGTACTGATGTCAGTGGCACGAACCTGGATCACCACACCCAACTCTTCGTTGAACAAACCGGCGATGGCCAGCTCACCCAAACTGTCCAGTTGCGCATCGAGGCCGCAGCGGGACGCAAAGGCCATCTCTGCCAGCGTGACCAGCAATCCGCCATCTGAGCGATCATGGCAGGCCAACACCAAACCGTCGCCTATCAGGCGTGAGACAACGCGGAAAAAGGTCCGGAATCGAGCCGGGTCGTCCAGATCCGGCGGCGTTCTGCCGAGCTCGTTGTAGACCTGCGCCAACGCGGAACCGCCGAGCCGATTCTGGCCAGCCCCAAGATCGATCAGCAACAGTTCGCTATCCCCTTGATCCAGACGAAGCTGGGGTGTCACGTGCCGTCGAACATCTTTGACTGGTGCAAACGCCGAAACGATCAGCGACAACGGCGCCGTCACCGCCTGGGACTGGCCATCCGCTTCCCAGACCGTTTTCATGGACATGGAGTCTTTGCCGACCGGTATGGTCAGATCCAGCGCCGGGCAAAGCTCCATACCGACGGCGCGAACCGCTGCATACAAACCCACGTCCTCGCCGGGATGACCGGCCGCCGCCATCCAGTTGGCTGAAAGCACAGCATCGGACGTGTCCGTCAAACCGGCTGCGAGCAGATTGGTCATGGCCTCACCCACCGCCAATCGCGCGGCGGCAGGGTAACTCAATAGGGCCACAGGCGTTCGCTCGCCGATGGCCATGGCTTCACCGGTAAAGCCGCTGTAGCCGGAAGTGGTCACGGCACAATCGGACACCGGCACCTGCCACGGGCCAACCATCTGATCGCGGACGCTCAAGCCGCCAACGGTTCGGTCACCGATGGTGATCAAAAACGTCTTGTCGCCGACTGTCGGCAGCCGCAACACGCGGTAAGCCGCTTCAGACACCGGCAAGCTCAAAAGACGCTGCTCACCGGCGACATTCGCCGTCCAGTCCCGGGCGGGACGGTCCACGTCGCGGGTCATTTTGGGCGGGTGCCCGAACAAGGTCGACAACGGCAAATCAATCGGGCGGTTGCCGAACAAGTCATCTTCCAGCACTAACTGAGGCTCGCCAGTCGCATCGCCCACGACGGCGTAGGGACAACGTTCCCGTTCGCAGATCGCCACCAGGACATCCAGTCGCTCCGGCGTCACCGCCAGCACATAGCGCTCCTGCGCTTCGTTACACCAAATCTCGAGCGGCGACATCCCCGGGTCGGCATTGTCGATTTTGCGCAATTGCAGCCGTCCGCCGCGACCACCATCGTGGAGCAGCTCGGGAATCGCGTTAGACAGCCCCCCCGCTCCCACATCATGGATGGACAAAATGGGATTACCCGACCCGAGCTGCCAGCATTGATCAATGACTTCCTGGCACCGCCGCTCCATCTCCGGGTTGTCGCGCTGCACCGAGGCGAAATCCAACTCGGCGCTACTGGTTCCGCTGGCCATACTGGAAGCCGCGCCGCCGCCCAGGCCCAGCAACATGGCCGGACCACCCAGTACCACCACGTGAGCACCGGCCGGGATGGCCTCCTTAGCGACGTGCGGTCGCCGGATATTTCCCATTCCACCGGCCAGCATGATCGGCTTGTGATAGCCGCGCCACTCTTTGCCGGCGGGACCATCGACGTTTTGCGCGTAGGTTCGAAAATAACCGCTCAGATTGGGTCGGCCAAACTCGTTGTTGAATCCCGCGCCGCCGATTGGCCCGCTCAGCATGATCTCCAAGGCAGAAGCCATGCGCTCTGGCTGCCCCAGGTTCTGCTCCCACGGCTGAGGGAAATCGGGAAGGTGTAAGTTGGATACCGAAAAGCCGGTGAGACCGGCTTTGGTGCGCGCACCGCGACCGGTCGCGCCTTCATCGCGAATCTCACCGCCCACACCGGTGGCCGCACCGGGAAACGGCGCGATGGCGGTGGGATGATTGTGAGTTTCCACCTTCATCAATATGTCGATGGGTTCTTCTCGAAAGGTATAGACCCCATCGGACGATTCGGGAAAAAAGCGCTTGGCGGTAAAACCTTCCATCACCGCCGCATTATCCCGATAGGCCGACAAAACGCGGCCGGGATGATGTTCATAGGTGTTTCGAATCATCTGGAACAACGAATGAGGCATGGCTTGCCCCTCGATGATCCAATCGGCATTGAAGATCTTGTGCCGACAGTGCTCCGAATTGGCCTGGGCGAACATCATCAGTTCGATATCATTCGGATTACGCCCCAGTGCCCGAAAACTCTCCACCAGGTAATCGATCTCGTCTGCCGACAGCGCCAGACCCATGCGCTCATCTGCCTCGACCAGAGCCGCCCGCCCTTTGCCTAGTACGTCGACCGATTGCATCGGTGTTGCGCGGGCCGACATGAACAAGGCTTCGACCTGATCGGCGTTGTCCAGCAGGACCTGAGTCATCCGGTCATGCAGCACATCGCCCAACGTCTCGATGAGATCGGCCTGATCGGAAAGACCCATGAGGTCGTAACGAACCCCGCGCTCGACGCGGCGAACCTTGGCCAAGCCGCAGTTGTGAACAATATCGGTGGCTTTACTGGCCCAAGGCGAGATCGTGCCGAACCGTGGTGTCACCCAAACACTGCGAACGCCCTCCGCGACGTCCATTGTCTGACCCGCGTAGCCCAACAACACCCGAAGAACGTTTTCCTCGCTGGCGGAAAGCTCTCCTTCTACGTCCACGAAATGTACAAACTCGGCATACAAGCCGGTCGTTTCCGGGCAGCACGCCTGAACGCGTTCGATGAGTTTTTTGAGACGAAAATCAGATAGTGCCGGTCCACCAGCTATTTGCATCACGGCCATGAACCTCCCCACGTTAAGAATTCGGAAGCCACCGACTCGGCGCCGACCACATCGGTCCGCTGTCGATCACAAGGCACGCCCGGCGCTGGGTTTCGATCGCATCAATTTGAACCCTGAACGGCCCGCCAATCGAACCCTTTACCCTGAGTTGCAAACTCCATTCCCCCTGCTTCATCCGGCAAAACCGCACGCACCGCGGCCAGAACCCTTTCTTTTGTATTGTTCTTTTCGCTGATGTGCCCCGCCACCAGGTGTTGCAAACGTGTGCGGTCCAACGATTGCAGCAGATCGACCGCCTGTAGGTTATTCAGGTGGCCGAGTGGTCCGCCGACACGCGCTCGCAACTCGGGCGGATAAGGCCCTTCGGCCAGCATGTCCAGATCGTGGTTGAACTCCAGCATCAGCGCGCTCAGGCCATCTAAGCACATACGAATATGGGGGGTGATATCGCCGGCATCGCTCAATATACCCAAGGTGCAGTCACCGTCAGAGAAAACGTACTGACACGGTTCACGGGCATCGTGAGGCACAGGGTAAGGCTGAACGTGAAGCCCGTCCACCGCGAAAGACTCATGTCCGTTGATCAAATGACGGCTCGGTAGCGATGGGGAACGGGCGGCCCGGAAGGTCCCCGTCGTCATCCAAACCGGCAGGCCGTATTTTCGCGCAAGCCGGGGAACGCCGCCCATGTGATCGGCGTGCTCATGGGTAACCAGGATGCCGGCCAATTGGTCGGGGGATGCGTCCAACTGCGCCATTCGATGCTCGACTTGAGAGACCGAGAAGCCGCAGTCGACCAAGACCATGGTCTCGCCGGTGGCGACCAAGGTGGCGTTTCCGCGGCTACCGCTTCCCAAGCTGGCAAAGCGCAACTGGCTCATCGGCAACTCCAGAGGAAATACCGATCCGTGTACTGGGCTCGATTGAGGTCCGAACTCACTTTTTGGCGTCGCCGCCCGGCGTATAAACGGGTCCCGGAAACGCGGTCACATTGCCTTCGGCCGGAACGATACGAGGCGTAGCCTCGCGCGTTACTTCGTCGATTCGGATCACCGCATGCATGGGTATCAAGCTGCGACGCACTTCGTTGAATTCGTCCTTGAGCCGCTCTTCCGAGGGATCAAGAACCAAGTCCGAGCGGGTACCGAACACCAGATCTTCCACACAGATGAAGCCATAGAGCATCTCTTGGTGGACCTTGCGCGCGAAAATCTCGTAGATCTTACCTTGGTTGATAAAAACCACTTTAAAGAGTGTCTTGGCCGCCATCGTCTCTCTGCCATCCTTCACCAGGCCGATACGGAATCCGCACTCCTTCTCACGGCGATACGGCGATTGTCCGCAGACATCGCGCGAAGCGCCATGACTAATTCGCAAACGGGAAAAATACGCTCAATATGCGCTTAAGGAGTGACGGCAAACGCCCGAAAATCCGATCCAACTAACTGCAACGGGGCGATAGTCTAACCGAATCATTCGGAGGGCCAAAGCCCGGATTGGCGGATCGTACCCCTCATCTCAGGCAGGAATCGAGGCCTTACGGGAAGAAATGGCGGGTTCGTCTCTTGAACGAACCCGCCTGGAACCCATCGCTTAGGCCACGCGAGGCATGGTTTCACCCTGCCCGGAGCGGACCACCTCAGACCAGTCGATCAGGCGGACCTCACCATTGTGACCTTCAACCAGCGCGGTACAGCTCTCAACCCAGTCGCCGCAATTGCCGTATCGAATACCCTGAATATCGGACAACTCGGCCCGGTGGATGTGACCGCAGATGACGCCATCAATGCCGAATCTGGCCGCCTCCCGGGCCACCGCCTCCTCGTAGTCGCTGATGTAGTTAACCGCTTCTTTGACCTTACTTTTGACA encodes:
- a CDS encoding MBL fold metallo-hydrolase, with protein sequence MSQLRFASLGSGSRGNATLVATGETMVLVDCGFSVSQVEHRMAQLDASPDQLAGILVTHEHADHMGGVPRLARKYGLPVWMTTGTFRAARSPSLPSRHLINGHESFAVDGLHVQPYPVPHDAREPCQYVFSDGDCTLGILSDAGDITPHIRMCLDGLSALMLEFNHDLDMLAEGPYPPELRARVGGPLGHLNNLQAVDLLQSLDRTRLQHLVAGHISEKNNTKERVLAAVRAVLPDEAGGMEFATQGKGFDWRAVQGSN
- a CDS encoding DUF1820 family protein is translated as MAAKTLFKVVFINQGKIYEIFARKVHQEMLYGFICVEDLVFGTRSDLVLDPSEERLKDEFNEVRRSLIPMHAVIRIDEVTREATPRIVPAEGNVTAFPGPVYTPGGDAKK
- the purL gene encoding phosphoribosylformylglycinamidine synthase; its protein translation is MMQIAGGPALSDFRLKKLIERVQACCPETTGLYAEFVHFVDVEGELSASEENVLRVLLGYAGQTMDVAEGVRSVWVTPRFGTISPWASKATDIVHNCGLAKVRRVERGVRYDLMGLSDQADLIETLGDVLHDRMTQVLLDNADQVEALFMSARATPMQSVDVLGKGRAALVEADERMGLALSADEIDYLVESFRALGRNPNDIELMMFAQANSEHCRHKIFNADWIIEGQAMPHSLFQMIRNTYEHHPGRVLSAYRDNAAVMEGFTAKRFFPESSDGVYTFREEPIDILMKVETHNHPTAIAPFPGAATGVGGEIRDEGATGRGARTKAGLTGFSVSNLHLPDFPQPWEQNLGQPERMASALEIMLSGPIGGAGFNNEFGRPNLSGYFRTYAQNVDGPAGKEWRGYHKPIMLAGGMGNIRRPHVAKEAIPAGAHVVVLGGPAMLLGLGGGAASSMASGTSSAELDFASVQRDNPEMERRCQEVIDQCWQLGSGNPILSIHDVGAGGLSNAIPELLHDGGRGGRLQLRKIDNADPGMSPLEIWCNEAQERYVLAVTPERLDVLVAICERERCPYAVVGDATGEPQLVLEDDLFGNRPIDLPLSTLFGHPPKMTRDVDRPARDWTANVAGEQRLLSLPVSEAAYRVLRLPTVGDKTFLITIGDRTVGGLSVRDQMVGPWQVPVSDCAVTTSGYSGFTGEAMAIGERTPVALLSYPAAARLAVGEAMTNLLAAGLTDTSDAVLSANWMAAAGHPGEDVGLYAAVRAVGMELCPALDLTIPVGKDSMSMKTVWEADGQSQAVTAPLSLIVSAFAPVKDVRRHVTPQLRLDQGDSELLLIDLGAGQNRLGGSALAQVYNELGRTPPDLDDPARFRTFFRVVSRLIGDGLVLACHDRSDGGLLVTLAEMAFASRCGLDAQLDSLGELAIAGLFNEELGVVIQVRATDISTVLDRMAEAGLDALCHRIGRPATHHRLRFTLSGRLVFDEDRVNLHRAWSETTFSMQQLRDNPACAQQEYDRILDRDDPGLNARLTFDVAEKVSPPYLGGQKPRVAVLREQGVNGHVEMAYAFDQAGFEAVDVHMTDLIGGRFKLKDFSGLVACGGFSYGDVLGAGGGWARSVLFNPRLYDEFEAFFNRLETFALGVCNGCQMLSQLKGIIPGAEHWPRFVRNRSEQFEARLSLVEVESSPSVFFSGMAGSRLPIPVAHGEGRVLFDDAVDVNLAHSALRYVDNRGEACEVYPANPNGSAGGATGYTSADGRVTIMMPHPERAVRTVTLSWAPADWSETSPWMRMFQNARAWCQ